From the Kribbella sp. CA-293567 genome, the window CCGCCGCGATCGCGCCGGTTCGTGGCGATCGCCGCGGCCCTGGTGGCCGCGGTGGTCGCGACAGGACTGACCGTTGCCTCCTCCCCCGCGGCCAGCGCGGCGATCTCGCCGACCGGCTGGAACACCGTGGTCAGCAAGAACAGCGGCAAGTGTGTCGATGCCCGCGCTGCCGCGACCGCCGACGGGACCGCCGTGCAGCAGCAGACGTGCAACAGCAGCAACGCTCAGCAGTGGCAGTTCCAGCCGACCACCAACGGCTACGTCCGGGTCAACGCGCTCAACAACGCGGCCCAGGCGCTCGATGTCACCAACGTCTCCACCGCCGACAGCGCCCCGGTCCAGCTGTGGTCCTACAGCAACGGGCTCAACCAGCAGTGGCAGCCGATCGAGGAGGCCGACGGCGCCTACCGCCTGGTCAACCGCAACAGCGGCAAGTGCCTCGACGTACCGGCCGCTTCGACCGCTGACGGCGTCCAACTGCAGCAGTACACCTGCAACGGCACTGCTGCCCAATCGTTCAGGATCAACCCCGTGGACGGCACTCCCCCGACCGACCCGCCGGCCGGTCAGCCCGACTTCGGCCCGAACGTGTCGATCTTCGACCCGTCGATGCCGCAGAGCACCATCCAGAACAAGCTCAACTCGGTCTTCAGCCAGCAGGAGACCAACCAGTACGGCGAACAGCGGATCGCGCTGCTGTTCAAGCCCGGCACCTACAACGTCAACGCCAACGTCGGCTTCTTCACCCAGGTCGCGGGGCTCGGGCTGACACCGGGCGCCGTCACGATCAACGGCGCCGTGCACGTCGAGGCCGACTGGTTCCCGCCGCAGAACGCGACCCACAACTTCTGGCGTGGCGCCGAAGGCCTGACCGTCAACCCGACCGGCGGACTCGACCGCTGGGCGGTCAGCCAGGCATCGGCGTACCGGCGGATGCACCTGAAGGGGAACCTCGCCCTGGACGACGGCGGCTGGGCCAGCGGTGGCTTCATGGCCGACACGCTCGTCGACGGTCAGGTCCGGTCGGGCAGCCAGCAGCAGTGGTTCTCCCGCAACACCAACTGGGGCAGCTGGGCCGGCCAGAACTGGAACCACGTCTTCGTCGGCTCCCAGAACGCGCCGGCCGGCGGCTTCCCGGACCCGGGGTACACCAAGGTCGCGCAGACCCCGATCATCCGGGAGAAGCCCTACCTGTACATCGATGCCGCAGGCAACTACAAGGTGTTCGTCCCGGCGCTGCGGTCGAACACCGCCGGACCGACCTGGACGAGCGGCAACCCGCTCGGTGAGTCGCTGCCGATCGACCAGTTCTACATCGCCAAGCCGGGCGTCACGGCGGCGACGATCAACGCACAGCTTGCCGCCGGCAAGAACCTGCTGTTCACGCCGGGCGTCTTCAAGCTCAGCGACTCGA encodes:
- a CDS encoding RICIN domain-containing protein, which produces MTPGDAPLRPPPPRSRRFVAIAAALVAAVVATGLTVASSPAASAAISPTGWNTVVSKNSGKCVDARAAATADGTAVQQQTCNSSNAQQWQFQPTTNGYVRVNALNNAAQALDVTNVSTADSAPVQLWSYSNGLNQQWQPIEEADGAYRLVNRNSGKCLDVPAASTADGVQLQQYTCNGTAAQSFRINPVDGTPPTDPPAGQPDFGPNVSIFDPSMPQSTIQNKLNSVFSQQETNQYGEQRIALLFKPGTYNVNANVGFFTQVAGLGLTPGAVTINGAVHVEADWFPPQNATHNFWRGAEGLTVNPTGGLDRWAVSQASAYRRMHLKGNLALDDGGWASGGFMADTLVDGQVRSGSQQQWFSRNTNWGSWAGQNWNHVFVGSQNAPAGGFPDPGYTKVAQTPIIREKPYLYIDAAGNYKVFVPALRSNTAGPTWTSGNPLGESLPIDQFYIAKPGVTAATINAQLAAGKNLLFTPGVFKLSDSIRITRPNTVVLGLGLATLMPTNGTTSISVADVDGVKLAGLLIDAAPTNSALLMELGPTGSSANHAANPTSLHDIYYRIGGSAVGKATETLRINSNNVILDHAWLWRGDHRDGVGWNVNTAATGLVVNGNDVTAYGLFVEHYQKYQTIWNGNGGRTYFYQNEMPYDPPNQAAWMNGSTRGYAAYKVADSVTTHEAWGLGSYCVFTSDASIVAERAFEVPNKPGVKLHNMITVSLGGRGTINRVVNNVGGTANSANNEATWNEYP